The Sphingosinicellaceae bacterium genome includes the window AGCGCCTCGGCGGCAAGCAGGCGCGCCAGCGGGGTCATCGCGCGCCGCCCAGCCGCACGACGACGTCCGCAATCGCCGCCAGCCGGTCGCTGTGGGTCGCGATCAGCACGGTGCGCCCGGCGCAGGCCCGATGAATCGTCGCGATCAGCGCCGTTTCGGCTTCCGCATCGAGGTGCGCGGTCGGCTCGTCGAGCAACAGCAGCGGCGCCGGCTTGAGCAGCGCCCGCGCCAGCGCAATCCGCCGCCGCTCGCCACCCGAGAGCCCGCTGCCGCGCGCATCGAGCAGTGTGTCGAGGCCGTGCCGCCGCGCCGCCAGCATCGGGCCGAGCCCGGCCCCGCGCACCGCGGCGGCGATGTCCGGCTCGCCGGCATCGGGCCGGGCGAGCGCGATGTTGTCGCGGATCGAGGCCGGCAGGATCAGCGAGACCTGGCCCGCCCAGGCGGCGACGCCCGCGAAATCCCCCGCCTCGGCCAGGTCGACGCCGCCGAAGCCGACCCGTCCGCCGGTGAGCGGGGCGAGGCCGAGGAGCAGGTTGAGCAGGCTCGACTTGCCACTCCCCGATGGCCCGACCAGCGCCACGACCTGCCCGGCGGGGATGACCAGCGAGACGTCATTGACCGCCGCATCGACGCTGCCGGGGTAGCGGATCGTGACGCCGTCGAAGACCAGTTCGGCGGGTTCGAGCGATACCGCCCTGCCCGGCATTCGGGTGGACGTACCGAACGACTGCAGGCGCTCCGCTGCCGTGTCCGCCGACTGGCGGTCGTGATAGGCCGCCGCCAGCCGCCGCATCGGCGCGTAGAACTCCGGGGCAAGTGCCAGGACGAAGAAGGCGCGGGCGAGATCGAGTTGCTCGGGTGCCGCGAACGGCAGGATGCCGAGCAGCGAGAAGCCGCAATAGACCGCGACCAGTGCGACCGACAGCGCCGCGAAGAACTCGAGTGCGCCCGACGACAGGAAGGCGATGCGCAGCACCTTCATTGTCCGCGCCGCGACCGCGTCGGCCGCGACACCGAGCGACGCGGTCTCGCGGTCCTCGGCACGGAAGGCGAGGATGACGGGCAGCGCGCGGATGCGGTCCGCGAATTGTCCCGACAGCCGGGCGAGGGCCTCGAACTGGCGGCGGGATTCGTCCGCCGCGGCACTACCCGCGAGGATCATGCCGATCACGAAGGGCACCAGCGTCGCGACCAGGATCGCGGCGGCGACCGGGCTGGCGAGCGCAACCACCGCCAGCACCAGCAGCGGCGCCAAGGCGGCAGCGTGGCGCGCGGGCAGGAAGCGCGCGACATAGCCGTCGAGCGCCTCGACCTCGTCGACCACCGTGGTCATCAGCGCCCCGGTGGTAGCGCGCGCCGCACCGTCGTCGCGGAACACGCCGCCGACGATCCGCTGCCGCAGCCGCAGCTTGGCCTGCCGCGCGCCGTCCGCTCCGGTCCGCGCCGACAGCATCGCGCACAGCCCGCGCGTGCCGGCGGCGAGCAGGATCAGCGCGGTCCACGGCAGCATCGCGGCGACGCCCGAAGGCACCGCGACCACGGCCTGCGCCAGCCCGCCCGCAAAGCCGATGGCGGCGACGCTGTCGAGCATCAGCAGCACCGTCGAGCTGCGCGTCCGGCCGCCGTCGCCGACCGCTGCGGTCAGGAACGCGCGCCGCGCCCGCGCCGGGTTTGCGGCGGCGGGGACCGCGATGGCGAGGCTCGTCATCGCCCGATCATGCGCGCGCGCGACCGTGCTGTCTTTGACTCAGGTCAATGCCGGTACGTTTCCGCACGCGTAGGCTGCAACCGTGGCCGACGACCGGCAGCGTGGAGACTGACCCATGGACCTTACGGTCATCGACCTGTCGCGGCTGCAGTTCGCACTGACCGCGCTTTATCATTTCCTGTTCGTCCCGCTGACGCTCGGCCTGTCGTTCATGCTGTTCATCATGGAGAGCGTCTATGTGATGACCGGGCGGGCGATCTGGCGGACGATCACGCGCTTCTGGGGGCGAATCTTTGCGATCAACTTCGTCCTCGGCGTCGC containing:
- the cydD gene encoding thiol reductant ABC exporter subunit CydD; this encodes MTSLAIAVPAAANPARARRAFLTAAVGDGGRTRSSTVLLMLDSVAAIGFAGGLAQAVVAVPSGVAAMLPWTALILLAAGTRGLCAMLSARTGADGARQAKLRLRQRIVGGVFRDDGAARATTGALMTTVVDEVEALDGYVARFLPARHAAALAPLLVLAVVALASPVAAAILVATLVPFVIGMILAGSAAADESRRQFEALARLSGQFADRIRALPVILAFRAEDRETASLGVAADAVAARTMKVLRIAFLSSGALEFFAALSVALVAVYCGFSLLGILPFAAPEQLDLARAFFVLALAPEFYAPMRRLAAAYHDRQSADTAAERLQSFGTSTRMPGRAVSLEPAELVFDGVTIRYPGSVDAAVNDVSLVIPAGQVVALVGPSGSGKSSLLNLLLGLAPLTGGRVGFGGVDLAEAGDFAGVAAWAGQVSLILPASIRDNIALARPDAGEPDIAAAVRGAGLGPMLAARRHGLDTLLDARGSGLSGGERRRIALARALLKPAPLLLLDEPTAHLDAEAETALIATIHRACAGRTVLIATHSDRLAAIADVVVRLGGAR